DNA sequence from the Brevundimonas sp. NIBR10 genome:
AACTCCTGTCATTGATCCTGTCGAACTGACGCAGGTCCTGATCCGCCGCCCGTCGGTGACCCCCGCCGACGCCGGGGCCATGGACGTCTTGCAGCGAGTGCTGGAAGGGCTGGGCTTCACCTGCCGCCGGATGCCGTTCGAGGGCCCGGGGGGCGAAGGCGTCCACGCCCGGATCGAGAACCTTTATGCCCGGCGCGGGACAGCCTCGCCCAACCTGTGTTTCGCCGGCCATACCGATGTGGTGCCCACGGGTGCCGAGGCCGGCTGGTCCGCCGATCCGTTCGAGGCCGAGATCCGCGACGGGATCCTGTACGGGCGGGGCGCAGCGGACATGAAGGGCGGCATCGCGGCCTGGGTCGCGGCGGTCTCCGCCGTGCTGGCCGACGGTGAACCGGGGGGGTCGCTGTCCTTCCTCATCACCGGCGACGAGGAGGGCCCGGCCCTGCACGGCACCAAGCGGGTGGTCGAGACCCTGATCGCCGAGGGTGAGGTCATCGACGCCTGCGTGGTCGGCGAGCCGTCGTCCCAGAACCTGCTGGGCGACATGATCAAGATCGGCCGGCGGGGCTCGCTGAACACCTGGATCACCGTCCATGGCAGGCAGGGGCACGTCGCCTATCCCCACCGGGCGGCCAATCCGGCACCCGTGCTGGTCCGGCTGCTGGCCCGGCTGGACGCCTGGGTCGTCGACGAGGGCTATGAGGCCTTCCAGCCGTCGAATCTGGAGATCACCACCATCGACATCGGCAACGGCGCGACCAATGTAATCCCGGCCCAGGCGAAGGCCCGGCTGAACATCCGCTTCAACCCGGCCCAGACCGGCGACGGCCTGATCGCGCATCTGGATGCCGAGGCGGCCAGGGTCGCGGCCGAGAGCGGGCTGGAGATCACGCTCGAGCACATGTGTTCCGGCGAGGCCTTCCTGACCCCGCACGGACCCTTCGTCACGGCGGTCCAGGACGCGGTCGAGACCGAGCTGGGTCGCCGGCCCGAGGCCTCGACCACCGGCGGCACCTCCGACGCCCGCTTCATCCGCGCCATGTGCCCGGTTCTGGAGCTGGGCCTGGTCGGCCAGACCATGCACCAGTTCGACGAACGGGTTCCGGTGGAAGAGATCGTGGCCCTGACCGGCACTTATCGAAGGATCATCGAGTCTGTGCTCGGCACTTCGGGGGCGACCGCCGCGACCACCGGCGCGCTTGCCGCTGAGGGGCGTGGCGCGTAAGCGAACCGCCATGTTCGGCCTCGCCAACCCCGCCCGCTTTATGCGCTTCACCGGCCCGCTGGTCCCGTGGCTGTGGGCGGTCGCCGCCGTGCTGCTGGCCGTCGGAACCTGGCTCAGCTTCACCGCGCCGGGGGACTATCAGCAGGGCGACACCGTGCGGATCATGTTCGTCCACGTTCCGGCGGCGTCTCTGGGCACGATGGTCTATGCGGCGTTGGGCGTGTCCAGCTTCTTCGCCCTGGTGTTTCGCCATCCGCTGGCCGACGCCGCCGCGCGCGCCGCCGCCCTGCCGGGTGCCGCCTTCACGGCCCTGGCCCTGATTACCGGTTCGCTCTGGGGCCAGCCGATGTGGGGGACGTGGTGGGTCTGGGATGCGCGGCTGACGAGCGTGCTTGTGCTGTTCCTGTTCTACCTCGGCTATATGGCGCTGCGTTCGTCGATCGACGACGAGACCAAGGCCGGGCGCGCGGCCGCCGTGCTGGGTCTGGTCGGGCTGATCAACCTGCCGATCGTGAAGTTCTCGGTCGATTGGTGGAACACATTGCATCAGCCGGCGTCGCTGCTGCGCGCGGGAGGCTCCAGCCTCGATCCGGTCTTCCTAACTCCGCTCCTGACCATGATGGCCGCTTACGGTGCCCTGTTCCTGGCCATCTGGCTGACGGCGATTCGTACCGAGGTGACCCGCCGCCGTGTCCTGACCCTGCGCGCCCGCGCTGCCGCAGGA
Encoded proteins:
- the dapE gene encoding succinyl-diaminopimelate desuccinylase, translating into MSAASTPVIDPVELTQVLIRRPSVTPADAGAMDVLQRVLEGLGFTCRRMPFEGPGGEGVHARIENLYARRGTASPNLCFAGHTDVVPTGAEAGWSADPFEAEIRDGILYGRGAADMKGGIAAWVAAVSAVLADGEPGGSLSFLITGDEEGPALHGTKRVVETLIAEGEVIDACVVGEPSSQNLLGDMIKIGRRGSLNTWITVHGRQGHVAYPHRAANPAPVLVRLLARLDAWVVDEGYEAFQPSNLEITTIDIGNGATNVIPAQAKARLNIRFNPAQTGDGLIAHLDAEAARVAAESGLEITLEHMCSGEAFLTPHGPFVTAVQDAVETELGRRPEASTTGGTSDARFIRAMCPVLELGLVGQTMHQFDERVPVEEIVALTGTYRRIIESVLGTSGATAATTGALAAEGRGA
- a CDS encoding heme ABC transporter permease, which codes for MFGLANPARFMRFTGPLVPWLWAVAAVLLAVGTWLSFTAPGDYQQGDTVRIMFVHVPAASLGTMVYAALGVSSFFALVFRHPLADAAARAAALPGAAFTALALITGSLWGQPMWGTWWVWDARLTSVLVLFLFYLGYMALRSSIDDETKAGRAAAVLGLVGLINLPIVKFSVDWWNTLHQPASLLRAGGSSLDPVFLTPLLTMMAAYGALFLAIWLTAIRTEVTRRRVLTLRARAAAGA